Part of the Cyprinus carpio isolate SPL01 chromosome A12, ASM1834038v1, whole genome shotgun sequence genome, TTAGAACAATATATTATTGTCATTGGACTGTAATATGCAGGCATGGATAACAAATTCAAATGCTAAATAGGATAGAACAATAtagtaaaatacattgtttatggTCACATGCAAATAAAGATGCAAATATTATGCAGTTGAACTGCTACAATGAACAGATAACGAAAGATCTTTACATAACTGTAATTTGCGCTGtctctttaaagtcaacatgaaaataaaatgtactcaATTTACTTCCTGATCTTATTGTACACCATTGTGCACCATGTCACATTATGAATGTAAGATATAATTTGAAAagcatttcatgttgattttattaattgtagACTGTATTGATTTTGTTACTTAGATATGAAGTGTATTTTTTGGTCAGAgtgattttatatattcattaagaACTACTGATTTTTTAGCAGATTCTTCACAAGCTTGATTAACAGTTACAGAATGATATTTCGTTTAATCATGTCTGGAACAGATTTCTACAAGTGATTACCCACCTCTCACAGAGGGGGAGCGCACCAGCCCCCTGGTACTTATGTGCCCTTTGGTACTGGGAAAGCGGAACTGATTAGGGATGGCTGCGTATGCATGGGGGGCATAGAATATTGGTGCTCCTAGGTAGGCTGCTGAGGGGTCGTACATCTGGCCTACGGTGTAAGCATAGTCTCCTTGGAGCAGAGTACCGCCACGACCCCCCGTGCCTCGGGTGTACCGAACATAGCTGTCCTTATCCACAGGCTTGGCTAGTGTGACCTCAATGGGAGAACCATCAATGACCTGGAGGGAAGTCAGAGTTTTTTATACGGCTTTATTTCCTTAAGATTCAAGTGAGTTTCTGTTAGGTTGTGTCTTGCCTTTCCATTCAGTGCGTTCATAGCATTGATGGCATCCTCTCTTTGAGAGAAATGAACAAAAGCGTAATCTCTGATCTTCTTCACCCTTTCAACAGCACCTGTAGATTagcaaacactgtaaatatttaaatgaaatcctTTAAAACTTTTCTTCAGAGATCAGACTTAGGAACAAGATATTTATTTGGTGCTTGTTTTCTAAGTGCACATGTGCCTGGGAGATAGAAAAGGTAAAAAGAGTTCCACTGAAGGATTGAGCTGAGCCATATccagatacttttttttagctCACCAGGTTTGATGCTGTTGAACTCTTTCTCTATAGTTTCCTCTGTGGTGGGCAATGTCAGATTACGAACATAGAGGATCTTCACCGTGGCCATGGTGTCCTCATCTACCTCTACTTCAGGTTCAGCCCAGTCGACTGCAATAGGATGACCCCACAGCTGAATTCTCCCTGGAAAGAGATGTCAGTGGCTAGTCTTTTATCTCTCACTCATCTTCTTTGGGCAGTGAACTAAATATCTTTAGACTCAACATGAGCTCAGCCTGAGGGAAATCAATAAAATCCTGCCCTTCTCTGGAAACTGATGATTACTTTGAAAAATTTGAAACAGAAGTGAGAGTGGTTTTTGGACAAGATAATTGGTATAATATCTAATGTGATGTAGCTTAAATTATTTGATGTATTGGGTGTCACCTGGCAGCAGTTTCCTTCTGGCCATGGCAGCAGCTCTATGGCTCTCATACTCGACAAACGCAAAACCTCGATTCTTGGTCTTGTCAGCAGCACTTGGATAAACGATGACATCCATGACACCATCCGTCACCTTCTTCATCTCTGCCAGGATCTCTTCTCTCTTTTTGGTCTTTGGAATGCCGCCCACAAATAGACGACAGTTGTCTACACTTGCACAAACACCAAGAAGTCTTCCATTCCTGTGTGAAGATGTGTGAgaatttttcatctgtttttttttttttttttggttatgctTTGTCTGCAAGATATCCAGTTTCAACAATGACTCACCGGATTTCATGATTGTTCAGCTGTTTCATGGCATTCTTAGCTTCTTGTTTTGTGGAGAAGGTAACAAACGCATAGCCCCGATTGTTGCCATTGAAGTCCATCATCATCCGTACTTCGTAAATTTTGCCGAACTGCGGAGACAGGTACACCAAACTATAATATCTACGGAAGCCTGTTTATACCTCAGAGTAAAAAATAgtgttatataaattaacattatggaaaatcaaagcaaataaatgtgtaattgcaagatatagtcacaattaccttatgcaattatttatttattttatgattttggttaaagtcattttaaatttatttatttaaataaaagctgttgaCCAGTTTTCCCCTTACTTTTTCACAGAGCGGCACCAATTCATCCTCAAAGAGGTCTCGAGGAAGCTTTCCCACAAAAATCTCACTGCCTCTCTCTGGAGGTGGGCCTTCCCAGCCCGGAGGTGGACCACCATATCTCCTCTGGCCATTTTCCTGAGGAGAAACCAACTGTGATGACTCTATTATATGTTACAAGTTAATGTGCACACTGAGATGTCGGCAAAGTAAAACCATGAATGATTATGctactgtatgtatacagtatgctgctgtttttgttcacagATGGAAAGGAAGGAGGTTTTCCATTTTCACCACATGATGGTGCCACTATACTACATACTAAAATCTGCATAAGACAACCACACAGATATCTCCAGTGGTGAAAACCAGCTGCACCGAATTTCAGTCTCAAGTAAGAGTCCAATTAACAAGTGTTTCTATCCCGTAATCCCACAGTGGCACCTGTCCTGTTACCCGAGGCTCTGGTAACTCCTACCTGGTGTATGTGATATCCTGTGCGCTGGATCAGAGCACGCAGCGCAGTCTCTTTCTGCATACCAGTCAGTCCATCCCCGCATTTTTGATTGGTTTCCATTGTGAGTGATTA contains:
- the LOC109099466 gene encoding APOBEC1 complementation factor-like isoform X2, whose translation is METNQKCGDGLTGMQKETALRALIQRTGYHIHQENGQRRYGGPPPGWEGPPPERGSEIFVGKLPRDLFEDELVPLCEKFGKIYEVRMMMDFNGNNRGYAFVTFSTKQEAKNAMKQLNNHEIRNGRLLGVCASVDNCRLFVGGIPKTKKREEILAEMKKVTDGVMDVIVYPSAADKTKNRGFAFVEYESHRAAAMARRKLLPGRIQLWGHPIAVDWAEPEVEVDEDTMATVKILYVRNLTLPTTEETIEKEFNSIKPGAVERVKKIRDYAFVHFSQREDAINAMNALNGKVIDGSPIEVTLAKPVDKDSYVRYTRGTGGRGGTLLQGDYAYTVGQMYDPSAAYLGAPIFYAPHAYAAIPNQFRFPSTKGHISTRGLVRSPSVRGAAGVRGLGGRGYLAYAGVGRGCATYQLKTDKHHDDKLYDLLPGMELTPMNPVTLKPQGIKHAPQILEDICQKNNWGQPVYQLHSAIGPDQRQLFLYKVTIPALATQYPNIHPFTPAKLCASVDEAKLHAAEHTLQILGVQTEGADASAAAAVAAAFPGYTIASTTATQLKQAVSLGQDLTAYATYEGYPAFAVATRGDAYGVF
- the LOC109099466 gene encoding APOBEC1 complementation factor-like isoform X1, whose amino-acid sequence is METNQKCGDGLTGMQKETALRALIQRTGYHIHQENGQRRYGGPPPGWEGPPPERGSEIFVGKLPRDLFEDELVPLCEKFGKIYEVRMMMDFNGNNRGYAFVTFSTKQEAKNAMKQLNNHEIRNGRLLGVCASVDNCRLFVGGIPKTKKREEILAEMKKVTDGVMDVIVYPSAADKTKNRGFAFVEYESHRAAAMARRKLLPGRIQLWGHPIAVDWAEPEVEVDEDTMATVKILYVRNLTLPTTEETIEKEFNSIKPGAVERVKKIRDYAFVHFSQREDAINAMNALNGKVIDGSPIEVTLAKPVDKDSYVRYTRGTGGRGGTLLQGDYAYTVGQMYDPSAAYLGAPIFYAPHAYAAIPNQFRFPSTKGHISTRGLVRSPSVREIYMNVPVGAAGVRGLGGRGYLAYAGVGRGCATYQLKTDKHHDDKLYDLLPGMELTPMNPVTLKPQGIKHAPQILEDICQKNNWGQPVYQLHSAIGPDQRQLFLYKVTIPALATQYPNIHPFTPAKLCASVDEAKLHAAEHTLQILGVQTEGADASAAAAVAAAFPGYTIASTTATQLKQAVSLGQDLTAYATYEGYPAFAVATRGDAYGVF
- the LOC109099466 gene encoding APOBEC1 complementation factor-like isoform X3 produces the protein METNQKCGDGLTGMQKETALRALIQRTGYHIHQENGQRRYGGPPPGWEGPPPERGSEIFVGKLPRDLFEDELVPLCEKFGKIYEVRMMMDFNGNNRGYAFVTFSTKQEAKNAMKQLNNHEIRNGRLLGVCASVDNCRLFVGGIPKTKKREEILAEMKKVTDGVMDVIVYPSAADKTKNRGFAFVEYESHRAAAMARRKLLPGRIQLWGHPIAVDWAEPEVEVDEDTMATVKILYVRNLTLPTTEETIEKEFNSIKPGAVERVKKIRDYAFVHFSQREDAINAMNALNGKVIDGSPIEVTLAKPVDKDSYVRYTRGTGGRGGTLLQGDYAYTVGQMYDPSAAYLGAPIFYAPHAYAAIPNQFRFPSTKGHISTRGLVRSPSVREIYMNVPVGAAGVRGLGGRGYLAYAGVGRGCATYQLKTDKHHDDKLYDLLPGMELTPMNPVTLKPQGIKHAPQILEDICQKNNWGQPVYQLHSAIGPDQRQLFLYKVTIPALATQYPNIHPFTPAKLCASVDEAKLHAAEHTLQILGVQTEGADASAAAAVAAAFPGM
- the LOC109099466 gene encoding APOBEC1 complementation factor-like isoform X4 — its product is MMMDFNGNNRGYAFVTFSTKQEAKNAMKQLNNHEIRNGRLLGVCASVDNCRLFVGGIPKTKKREEILAEMKKVTDGVMDVIVYPSAADKTKNRGFAFVEYESHRAAAMARRKLLPGRIQLWGHPIAVDWAEPEVEVDEDTMATVKILYVRNLTLPTTEETIEKEFNSIKPGAVERVKKIRDYAFVHFSQREDAINAMNALNGKVIDGSPIEVTLAKPVDKDSYVRYTRGTGGRGGTLLQGDYAYTVGQMYDPSAAYLGAPIFYAPHAYAAIPNQFRFPSTKGHISTRGLVRSPSVREIYMNVPVGAAGVRGLGGRGYLAYAGVGRGCATYQLKTDKHHDDKLYDLLPGMELTPMNPVTLKPQGIKHAPQILEDICQKNNWGQPVYQLHSAIGPDQRQLFLYKVTIPALATQYPNIHPFTPAKLCASVDEAKLHAAEHTLQILGVQTEGADASAAAAVAAAFPGYTIASTTATQLKQAVSLGQDLTAYATYEGYPAFAVATRGDAYGVF